In Streptomyces nojiriensis, one genomic interval encodes:
- a CDS encoding thiamine pyrophosphate-binding protein yields the protein MEATPGRERLIEQFKADGLNVMFGNPGTVEQGFLDAVDAAEDFHYVLALQETVAAGIADGYARATGGAALLQLHSGVGLGNGIGMLYQSLRGHTPLVVVAGDAGVRYDAMDAQMASDLVAMAKPVTKYATRVTDRHSVLRTVRRAVKIALTPPRGPVFVALPMDVLDELNSEPVLPSTQVLTDVSPSPASVGRAAELLASAERPIVLVGDGVALSGAQAELVAVAELLGADVYEVDSSEVNIAASHPLRRGQTGHMFGPHSKELVGDADGVLIVGTYVFPEVFPELESPFRAGAKVVHIDLNAYEIAKNHPVDLGLAADPKQALRALAGVLERSLGPQRRAAAAARLDARTRERVREVREARSAADDGTPMAVFLKTLAERTGGDLIVFDEALTTSPLVTRYLPAERPGDYHLTRGGSLGVGFPGAVGAKLARPERLVVGFAGDGGSMYTYQALWTAARHGIDAKFVVCNNRKYRLLDDNIAQYWRERDIPEHGFPGSFDLSHPEIDFAGLARSLGAGGMRVEKPDEAVAAVGRMLSHPGPFLVDVQI from the coding sequence ATGGAAGCCACTCCCGGACGGGAAAGGCTGATCGAGCAGTTCAAGGCCGACGGTCTGAATGTGATGTTCGGAAATCCGGGGACGGTGGAACAGGGATTCCTCGACGCGGTGGACGCGGCGGAGGACTTCCACTACGTCCTCGCCCTCCAGGAGACCGTGGCCGCCGGCATCGCCGACGGGTACGCCCGGGCGACCGGCGGCGCGGCCCTGCTCCAGCTGCACTCCGGTGTCGGCCTGGGCAACGGCATCGGCATGCTCTACCAGTCGCTGCGCGGCCACACCCCGCTCGTCGTGGTCGCCGGTGACGCCGGGGTCCGCTACGACGCCATGGACGCGCAGATGGCATCCGATCTGGTGGCGATGGCCAAGCCGGTGACCAAGTACGCGACCCGGGTCACCGACCGGCACTCGGTCCTGCGCACCGTCCGGCGGGCCGTGAAGATCGCGCTCACCCCGCCCCGCGGGCCCGTGTTCGTGGCGCTGCCGATGGATGTGCTGGACGAGCTCAACTCCGAGCCCGTCCTGCCGTCGACGCAGGTGCTCACCGACGTGTCGCCCTCACCGGCCTCGGTGGGGCGGGCGGCCGAGCTGCTCGCCTCCGCCGAGCGGCCGATCGTCCTGGTCGGGGACGGGGTCGCGCTCTCCGGGGCGCAGGCCGAGCTCGTCGCCGTCGCCGAGCTGCTGGGCGCCGACGTGTACGAGGTCGACTCGTCCGAGGTGAACATCGCGGCCTCGCACCCGCTGCGGCGGGGCCAGACCGGGCACATGTTCGGCCCGCACAGCAAGGAGCTCGTCGGGGACGCCGACGGCGTGCTGATCGTCGGCACCTATGTCTTCCCGGAGGTCTTCCCCGAGCTGGAGAGCCCCTTCCGGGCGGGCGCCAAGGTCGTCCACATCGACCTCAACGCCTACGAGATCGCCAAGAACCACCCGGTGGACCTGGGCCTGGCCGCGGATCCCAAGCAGGCGCTGCGCGCGCTGGCCGGCGTACTGGAGCGGAGCCTCGGCCCGCAGCGGCGGGCCGCGGCGGCCGCGCGCCTCGACGCACGGACCCGGGAGCGGGTCCGCGAGGTGCGGGAGGCGCGGTCGGCCGCGGACGACGGCACGCCGATGGCCGTCTTCCTGAAGACCCTGGCCGAGCGCACCGGCGGGGACCTGATCGTCTTCGACGAGGCGCTGACCACCTCGCCGCTGGTCACCCGGTACCTGCCGGCGGAGCGCCCCGGCGACTACCACCTCACCCGGGGCGGTTCGCTCGGCGTGGGCTTCCCGGGCGCGGTCGGGGCCAAGCTGGCCCGGCCGGAGCGGCTGGTGGTCGGCTTCGCGGGCGACGGCGGGTCCATGTACACGTACCAGGCGCTGTGGACGGCGGCCCGGCACGGCATCGACGCCAAGTTCGTGGTGTGCAACAACCGCAAGTACCGGCTGCTGGACGACAACATCGCCCAGTACTGGCGGGAGCGGGACATCCCGGAGCACGGCTTCCCGGGCTCCTTCGACCTCTCCCACCCCGAGATCGACTTCGCCGGACTGGCCCGGTCGCTCGGCGCCGGCGGGATGCGCGTGGAGAAGCCGGACGAGGCGGTCGCCGCCGTGGGCCGGATGCTGTCCCACCCCGGACCGTTCCTCGTGGACGTCCAGATCTGA
- a CDS encoding type 1 glutamine amidotransferase domain-containing protein translates to MSRKILVIVSEHGYWAEELIGPVSKFDERGYEVIFATPTGKRAHALPPSLDANYIDPPLGRSVTTEENARLGREFERSSRLDSPLDIEAWVPERPYTSDEGYLPKLEQYHRDLDKIDADIAGYDAILIVGGSGPIADLANNERVHALILAFRKAGKVVAAECYGVACLAFARDWGDRRSIIWGKHVTGHCKEYDYKDGTGFLGTDFNMGPPPYPLEYILRDATGPRGAYHGNFGKPVSVIVDFPFVTGRSTPDSYLTGQKIVEVLEDGLTRYGW, encoded by the coding sequence GTGAGCAGAAAGATTCTGGTCATTGTCTCCGAACACGGTTACTGGGCCGAGGAACTGATAGGCCCCGTGTCGAAGTTCGACGAGCGGGGCTACGAGGTCATATTCGCCACGCCGACCGGAAAGCGTGCACACGCTCTTCCGCCGAGCCTCGACGCGAACTACATCGATCCCCCGCTGGGACGCTCGGTCACCACCGAGGAGAACGCCCGGCTCGGGCGGGAGTTCGAGCGGTCGAGCCGGCTGGACTCGCCGCTCGACATCGAGGCGTGGGTCCCCGAGCGTCCGTACACGAGCGACGAGGGCTATCTGCCCAAGCTGGAGCAGTACCACCGCGATCTCGACAAAATCGACGCCGACATCGCCGGGTACGACGCGATCCTCATCGTCGGCGGCAGCGGCCCGATCGCGGACCTCGCCAACAACGAGCGCGTGCACGCCCTGATCCTGGCCTTCCGGAAGGCCGGCAAGGTCGTCGCCGCCGAGTGCTACGGCGTCGCCTGCCTGGCCTTCGCCCGGGACTGGGGCGACCGCCGGAGCATCATCTGGGGCAAGCACGTCACCGGCCACTGCAAGGAGTACGACTACAAGGACGGCACCGGATTCCTCGGTACCGACTTCAACATGGGGCCGCCGCCGTATCCGCTGGAGTACATCCTGCGCGATGCGACGGGCCCGCGCGGCGCGTACCACGGGAATTTCGGCAAGCCGGTGTCGGTCATCGTCGATTTCCCCTTCGTCACCGGACGTTCCACCCCCGACTCGTATCTCACGGGGCAGAAGATCGTGGAAGTCCTGGAGGACGGTCTCACCCGATACGGCTGGTGA